One region of Chryseobacterium muglaense genomic DNA includes:
- a CDS encoding EamA family transporter yields the protein MKKKNILKGVLFVGFGASIYGMLATFVKMSYKDGFTTSEVTTAQFALGITGLLILNFIQTITSKKKLSSPTRKEFRTLLIAGTSLGCTSLFYYIAVQYIAVSIAIVLLMQSVWFSVVVESFITKKFPNARKVVATIIVLLGTVLATNLINLEVELDWHGVFWGLLAAASFTMTMFTSNTLATHLPVLRKSVIMLTGGSVIILIFLFFAQIGPQYSESLKSFYLNFTENTEHIRPFDYSIFWTYGFILALFGTIIPPILFNLGFPNTGLGLGSIISSLELPVSVTMAFVLLGEKVILIQWIGIVLILMAIVLMNLPSKKEEKLTEQLS from the coding sequence ATGAAGAAGAAAAATATTTTAAAAGGAGTATTGTTTGTCGGTTTTGGAGCGAGTATCTACGGAATGCTTGCTACATTTGTAAAAATGTCTTACAAAGACGGTTTTACTACTTCTGAAGTGACAACGGCTCAGTTTGCTTTAGGAATTACAGGTCTTTTAATCCTGAATTTTATTCAAACGATAACATCAAAAAAGAAATTATCATCACCCACCCGAAAAGAATTCAGAACGCTTTTGATAGCGGGTACTTCTTTGGGTTGTACCAGTTTGTTTTATTACATAGCAGTGCAGTATATTGCTGTTTCTATTGCGATTGTATTGTTGATGCAGTCGGTTTGGTTCAGTGTGGTAGTCGAAAGTTTTATAACTAAAAAGTTTCCGAATGCTAGAAAAGTGGTTGCAACAATAATTGTTTTGCTGGGAACTGTTTTAGCTACAAATTTAATTAATTTGGAGGTAGAATTAGACTGGCATGGCGTTTTTTGGGGATTGTTGGCAGCAGCTTCGTTTACGATGACGATGTTTACGTCGAATACTTTGGCAACGCATTTACCGGTACTTAGAAAAAGTGTCATTATGTTAACGGGTGGTTCTGTCATTATTTTGATATTTCTGTTTTTTGCACAGATTGGGCCGCAGTATTCTGAAAGCTTAAAATCTTTTTATCTAAATTTTACTGAAAATACAGAGCATATAAGACCATTTGATTATTCAATTTTCTGGACCTACGGATTTATTTTAGCTCTATTCGGAACGATTATTCCGCCTATTTTGTTCAACTTAGGTTTCCCAAATACAGGTTTAGGATTGGGAAGTATTATTTCTTCTCTAGAACTCCCGGTATCTGTAACGATGGCATTTGTTCTTTTGGGCGAAAAAGTTATTCTTATTCAGTGGATTGGAATTGTCTTAATTCTAATGGCCATTGTTTTGATGAATTTACCTTCAAAAAAAGAAGAAAAACTCACCGAGCAGTTATCTTAA